In a genomic window of Diabrotica undecimpunctata isolate CICGRU chromosome 2, icDiaUnde3, whole genome shotgun sequence:
- the LOC140433663 gene encoding zinc finger BED domain-containing protein 5-like: MDQLMFTRPVKQSVAAIIASFKISYILAQHKKPFEDGEVVKKASIEAANVLFEDFKNKTDIMSVIKEVQLSRPTVTRCIEIMGKDLESQVKSDIMKCMYFSLQFDESTDMTDTAQLCIFIRMVFSDMLAKEELLTMLLLKEKTRREDIYNVFINFVKQYNYQFTNSCVLQQMVHHP; encoded by the coding sequence ATGGATCAATTAATGTTCACTAGGCCTGTTAAACAATCAGTAGCTGCAATAATTGCGTCGTTCAAAATTTCTTATATACTGGCACAACATAAAAAACCATTTGAAGATGGAGAGGTAGTGAAGAAAGCATCCATTGAGGCTGCGAATGTATTATTTgaggactttaaaaataaaacagatattatgTCTGTCATCAAAGAAGTCCAGTTATCACGTCCAACGGTTACTAGATGTATCGAAATCATGGGCAAAGATTTGGAAAGCCAAGTTAAAAGTGATATTATGAAGTGTATGTACTTTTCTTTGCAATTTGACGAGTCAACCGATATGACCGATACCGCCCAGTTGTGTATTTTCATTCGGATGGTATTTTCTGATATGTTGGCTAAAGAAGAATTGTTAACAATGCTCCTTCTGAAAGAAAAAACTCGCAGAGAAGATATATAcaacgtttttataaattttgtgaaacaatACAATTACCAATTTACAAACTCGTGTGTATTACAACAAATGGTGCACCATCCATGA
- the LOC140433288 gene encoding phosphatidate cytidylyltransferase, photoreceptor-specific-like isoform X2 has product METEKLPVETSPSVQESPPKPKIGTGLKRTITGLSMLAGFGLVVYGGVPFITVTGLFIQFKCFQEIIKIAYQIKKIPDVPFFRTINWYFVITANYLLFGELLAKYTQVFIKKYYLLKVLARYHRFMSFIWYFIGIIWFLTMLKKKLIRQQFSLLFWTHFLVMMVSLQLYLTYQNMYEGLIWLIIPLWLVILNDVFAYVFGKFFGKTPLISLSPNKTLEGFVLGGLSTFILGSILAWIFCHFQYLVCPIKYIEVNDNIVASTNCTRSYVFEPIPYYIGNTGLSINYYPFIQHSLFMSIFASIIAPFGGFAASGFKRANKVKDFGDLIPGHGGIMDRFDCQFLMMAFVNVYISSFIKTPDVDLVFQQILNLNENAQLEFYKLLKDSLHERLLNR; this is encoded by the coding sequence ATGGAGACTGAAAAACTTCCCGTTGAAACCAGTCCATCAGTCCAAGAATCTCCACCAAAACCAAAGATTGGAACCGGTCTCAAAAGAACGATCACTGGGTTGTCAATGTTAGCAGGGTTTGGTCTTGTAGTATACGGCGGAGTCCCTTTCATTACAGTCACCGGActttttattcaatttaaatgttttcaggAAATCATCAAAATTGCCTACCAAATCAAAAAAATTCCCGATGTTCCGTTTTTTAGGACAATCAATTGGTATTTTGTAATTACAGCTAATTACCTGTTATTTGGAGAATTATTAGCTAAATATACTCAAGTATTTATTAAGAAGTACTACCTTCTAAAAGTTCTTGCTAGATACCATAGGTTCATGTCATTTATTTGGTACTTTATTGGTATAATTTGGTTTTTAACCATGTTAAAAAAGAAACTTATACGCCAACAGTTTAGTTTATTATTTTGGACACATTTCCTTGTTATGATGGTTAGTCTGCAGTTGTACTTGACTTACCAAAATATGTATGAAGGTCTGATTTGGTTAATTATTCCCTTATGGTTAGTTATACTTAATGACGTATTTGCTTATGTGTTCGGAAAATTTTTTGGTAAGACACCTTTAATAAGTCTTTCCCCCAATAAAACACTAGAGGGCTTTGTACTTGGAGGTCTTAGTACTTTTATACTAGGGAGTATATTAGCATGGATTTTTTGTCACTTTCAATATTTAGTGTGTCCAATAAAATATATAGAGGTTAATGATAACATTGTTGCTTCTACAAATTGTACTAGAAGTTACGTTTTTGAACCAATTCCCTATTATATAGGAAATACAGGCTTATCAATAAATTATTACCCTTTCATTCAGCATTCCTTGTTTATGTCTATATTTGCTAGTATTATAGCTCCTTTCGGAGGATTCGCAGCGTCTGGTTTCAAAAGAGCCAATAAAGTCAAGGATTTCGGTGATCTCATCCCAGGCCATGGGGGCATTATGGACAGATTCGACTGCCAGTTTTTGATGATGGCTTTTGTCAATGTATATATAAGCTCGTTTATAAAAACACCAGACGTTGATTTAGTGTTTCagcaaatattaaatttaaacgaAAATGCACAATTGGAATTTTATAAATTACTGAAAGATTCTTTACATGAAAGACTTTTAAATAGATGA
- the LOC140433288 gene encoding phosphatidate cytidylyltransferase, photoreceptor-specific-like isoform X1, protein MTEKIVYKEWKREEDCNSTQIYETTMETEKLPVETSPSVQESPPKPKIGTGLKRTITGLSMLAGFGLVVYGGVPFITVTGLFIQFKCFQEIIKIAYQIKKIPDVPFFRTINWYFVITANYLLFGELLAKYTQVFIKKYYLLKVLARYHRFMSFIWYFIGIIWFLTMLKKKLIRQQFSLLFWTHFLVMMVSLQLYLTYQNMYEGLIWLIIPLWLVILNDVFAYVFGKFFGKTPLISLSPNKTLEGFVLGGLSTFILGSILAWIFCHFQYLVCPIKYIEVNDNIVASTNCTRSYVFEPIPYYIGNTGLSINYYPFIQHSLFMSIFASIIAPFGGFAASGFKRANKVKDFGDLIPGHGGIMDRFDCQFLMMAFVNVYISSFIKTPDVDLVFQQILNLNENAQLEFYKLLKDSLHERLLNR, encoded by the coding sequence ACAACCATGGAGACTGAAAAACTTCCCGTTGAAACCAGTCCATCAGTCCAAGAATCTCCACCAAAACCAAAGATTGGAACCGGTCTCAAAAGAACGATCACTGGGTTGTCAATGTTAGCAGGGTTTGGTCTTGTAGTATACGGCGGAGTCCCTTTCATTACAGTCACCGGActttttattcaatttaaatgttttcaggAAATCATCAAAATTGCCTACCAAATCAAAAAAATTCCCGATGTTCCGTTTTTTAGGACAATCAATTGGTATTTTGTAATTACAGCTAATTACCTGTTATTTGGAGAATTATTAGCTAAATATACTCAAGTATTTATTAAGAAGTACTACCTTCTAAAAGTTCTTGCTAGATACCATAGGTTCATGTCATTTATTTGGTACTTTATTGGTATAATTTGGTTTTTAACCATGTTAAAAAAGAAACTTATACGCCAACAGTTTAGTTTATTATTTTGGACACATTTCCTTGTTATGATGGTTAGTCTGCAGTTGTACTTGACTTACCAAAATATGTATGAAGGTCTGATTTGGTTAATTATTCCCTTATGGTTAGTTATACTTAATGACGTATTTGCTTATGTGTTCGGAAAATTTTTTGGTAAGACACCTTTAATAAGTCTTTCCCCCAATAAAACACTAGAGGGCTTTGTACTTGGAGGTCTTAGTACTTTTATACTAGGGAGTATATTAGCATGGATTTTTTGTCACTTTCAATATTTAGTGTGTCCAATAAAATATATAGAGGTTAATGATAACATTGTTGCTTCTACAAATTGTACTAGAAGTTACGTTTTTGAACCAATTCCCTATTATATAGGAAATACAGGCTTATCAATAAATTATTACCCTTTCATTCAGCATTCCTTGTTTATGTCTATATTTGCTAGTATTATAGCTCCTTTCGGAGGATTCGCAGCGTCTGGTTTCAAAAGAGCCAATAAAGTCAAGGATTTCGGTGATCTCATCCCAGGCCATGGGGGCATTATGGACAGATTCGACTGCCAGTTTTTGATGATGGCTTTTGTCAATGTATATATAAGCTCGTTTATAAAAACACCAGACGTTGATTTAGTGTTTCagcaaatattaaatttaaacgaAAATGCACAATTGGAATTTTATAAATTACTGAAAGATTCTTTACATGAAAGACTTTTAAATAGATGA